The following are encoded in a window of Ranitomeya variabilis isolate aRanVar5 chromosome 6, aRanVar5.hap1, whole genome shotgun sequence genomic DNA:
- the YWHAZ gene encoding 14-3-3 protein zeta/delta gives MDKCELVQKAKLAEQAERYDDMAACMKRVTEGGGELSNEERNLLSVAYKNVVGARRSSWRVISSIEQKTEGSEKKQQMAREYREKIETELREICNDVLNLLDKFLVPNASQAESKVFYLKMKGDYYRYLAEVACGADKQTIVEQSQQAYQDAFDISKMEMQPTHPIRLGLALNFSVFFYEILNSPEKACSLAKTAFDEAIAELDTLSEESYKDSTLIMQLLRDNLTLWTSDTQGDEAEQAECGGEN, from the exons ATGGATAAATGCGAGCTGGTACAGAAGGCCAAATTGGCTGAGCAGGCAGAGAGGTACGATGACATGGCCGCCTGCATGAAGCGAGTGACggaaggaggaggtgaactgtccaACGAGGAGAGGAATCTTCTGTCAGTCGCCTACAAAAATGTAGTAGGCGCCCGCCGGTCGTCCTGGAGGGTGATCTCCAGTATTGAGCAGAAGACAGAAGGCAGCGAGAAAAAGCAGCAGATGGCCCGAGAATACCGGGAGAAGATCGAGACAGAACTGAGAGAGATCTGCAATGATGTCCTG AATCTTCTGGACAAGTTCTTGGTTCCCAACGCATCACAAGCCGAAAGCAAAGTTTTCTACTTGAAAATGAAGGGCGACTATTACCGTTACCTGGCTGAAGTAGCTTGCGGAGCTGACAAGCAAA CGATCGTGGAGCAGTCCCAGCAGGCGTATCAAGATGCCTTTGACATCAGCAAAATGGAGATGCAGCCCACACATCCCATCAGACTCGGCCTGGCTCTGAACTTCTCCGTCTTCTTCTATGAGATCCTAAACTCCCCAGAAAAAGCCTGTTCTCTGGCAAAAACG GCTTTCGATGAAGCTATTGCTGAGCTCGATACTCTGAGTGAAGAATCATACAAAGATAGCACATTAATAATGCAGTTACTGCGAGACAACTTGACA ttgTGGACATCAGACACTCAAGGGGACGAAGCTGAGCAAGCGGAGTGCGGCGGAGAGAATTAA